The genome window agcagcaaagACGGAGTGTGAGCATCCTCTCCGCAGGGGCACGGAGGGACAAAGCTGTCTGCTCAGGGTCACGGCAGCAAGTGGCCACCTCACCAGCACTCCCTCAAATGCTGCACACAGCGAACATCCTGCGCACATCTTCCCGTGCAGCCCGAGCAGAATCGCCCCTGCATCCGCATCCTGGTTTCAACAATGAGCACACGGTGCTGCTCTTGCAGTGCTGAATCAGGCAGACCTGgtcccctctccaccctcatGGCCACAGCTCTCCTTCCAAGCGTCCTTCCTGCAGGACAtctctccagggctgcagagaaATGTCACGGCGGCTCCCCTgcgctggcagcagcccaggagcaaGGGAGGTGTCACCACCGGCACCTTCCTGTGCCATCGTGGGCGTCACAAATTACTGGGGACGTCCTGAGCACGGGAGACGGACAGTCAGGACCCAAATTCCAAATAGTGCCAAGATCAACACTTGCATCACTCCTGGGGCCGTTTGCATCCCTCTCAGCGGTGGAAATGACATTTTCCATCCCTAATGAACCCAGGACTGtctgtccctttccctgctgccctgcagaaacGGCCCCAGGCTCCGCCgcaggccagggctgggtttgAGAGGTGAGGGGAGCGTTCCGTGCCCACCCAGAGGGGTCGGGAAGGCAGAGGGCACGCAGGGAGGATGCAGCCACCTTTGTCGGTGCTGACCCCGGAGCCCCGGCCCCTGTCCGTGCCTGAGGCCAGGCAGGGTGCCGCCTTTGTGGGGAGGCGAAGGGAAGTGCCCTCGCATCCCTCACGCTGACTCGCCTTCACCAGGGACCTTAATTCAGCAAAAACCGCAGCCGTCACGGATGGATGcggaggaggggaagggagggttGGGGGCGATTGCTCCGGCagtccttttcctttccatcgCTGTGCCCAGCTTCCTACAAACAGACGGCGGCGGCAGCCCCGGGGAGGGGGCACAATCTCCTTCCCCAAGCCCCAGCACCCTGCATCCCACCGCCCTCTGTGTCCCACCGCCCTCCTGAGCCCTGGAGGGGCCGCTTCCCTCGCTGCGATGTTTCCTGTTGTATGACACAGGGAATGCGAGGGTTTAGGCATTGAAGAGAGGGATTTTACCTCTTTGCATCCACTCCTTTTGACagctgaaaggtgcctgtgtgGCACCAGGGACTGCCTGGAGCCCCGGCCCCCAGCATCGACCCCTTCACTCGCCCCCTCCACCTCCCTTGGGCAGCTCTTCTCTCTCCCAGGTTTGGGGAGGCTCCAGCGCCGCTTTCGCTGCGAGGTGGAAAGATAGCTCCTTTAATCTCACCCCTAACCCCATGACCTTCCTCCCTTAAGGAGCTTTTCCCCTTCATGTCACTGCTTTTTAAAGCCTCCTTtacaaataaaagcaatttcctTTTGGAACTGTAGCTATGACATGGGGAGAtgcgctttttttttttggacaatAAAGGGGTAAGAATGGGGGGCCAGCTTCTTTTTGGTGTTTGTATTCGGCAGGGTCTGTTTGTTTTGATACTTTACATAAGACTGTAAACACCAGGCGAGTTaaaagctttaattaaaaaaaggtggtgagctggggaggagaagaaaaaggggggaaaaagcctTTCAATTGACGCAGTGACTTAGAGAAGCAGCCCCAGACAGACAAGATAAATATAGCCCGGGAATCCAAGAAAACTagaggacaaaaaaataaagaatatgaACGGCATCAACCCACAGAAcgcagcagctcagggatgtGGCACCGCGCACTCCCGCAGAGCGCACCGACGGGCTGAAAGCGGCCCTCGCCCCTTTTTAGCGCCCTGCAGCAAGGCAAGGGAGGTGACAGCCTTGTCACCGCCGCCCCACACCCTGGCTTTGAAGTTCCTGGGTGGGGTATTTGACTGTTCTCACGGGCAAGTCCTCGGTGGCCGCCGCGATGCACCCGAGCAGAGCCGGGCGCTGGGGTTCGGGAGCCGCTGCTCCCGTCGGGAAAACCTCTAAAACCTCTCGGGATGCCCGAGGCGGGCACGGCCACCACCCCCGGCAGCTGCCGGGCCCTTGGAGGGGCTCTCGGGGTGAGGGGAGAtggggggacaggaggcaggTGAGGGACAGAACCTGCGGCGGGTCCGGGCACAGCGCCGGACACCGCCCGGTGTGACAGAACCGGGATCTGCAACAACCAcggggaaagggaggaaaggaggggaaaatagcgaaaggagagagggagggaaggaaaaaataggaagaggaaggaaggaaggaaggaaggaaggaaggaaggaaggaaggaaggaaggaaggaaggaaggaaggaaggaaggaaggaaggaaggaaggaaggaaggaaggaaggaaggaaggaaggaaggaaggaaggaaggaaggaaggaaggaaggaaggaaggaaggaaggaaggaaggaaggaaggaaggaaggaaggaaggaaggaaggaaggaaggaaggaaggaaggaaggaaggaaggaaggaaggaaggaaggaaggaaggaaggaaggaaggaaggaaggaaggaaggaaggaaggaaggaaggaaggaaggaaggaaggaaggaaggaaggaaggaaggatggtTGCCCACCGCAGACCATGCCAGCCCTCCCCACCCCGTTCCCTGGCACAGAATGGGTTCTGTGGTACTGCGGGTGTGGGGCAGAGGCCTCTCACCCCCCCGGACCCCTGGCCCAGCCTCCCCCTGTCCAACTCCCGCTTTTCCAGGCCGGGCGGCCGCGGAGGGACACACGGGGGGTGTCGGGGTCCCCCAGCGGGGCGGGGAAGCTGCGAAGGACGAGGACGGACGGGCTCGGAACTTTcgcagagcagggagagaagagaaCGAGCATCTCCCGTCCGTCCTGCagccagccccggccccggtcCCGGCGGGCAGCGCTCCTGCCATGCTGACAGGGACACCCCACTGAGAACTGTACTTTTGTTTGTTGCTTGTTAACAGAAAAggcaggtttttgtttgtgttccGTGTCCTGGGGTTGaggtggtttttggtttttttgttggcttgggtttgggggttttgttttgtttcctgttttgttttcctggaagcCCTGAGGAAATGCAGGGTGTGTGCAGTGTGTCCGGGCCATGCCCCCGTCACTGCGTGCAGCCCCTCGCCCTTTTCTGTCCCTCGAGAGGAGGTAGGGGGCACCCAGGGcgggggcacagcccagggtaAGGGGCACCTTCACCGGGAGGAGCCGAACGCCCCCAGAGCCcggccccagcacagccctgcccgtCTCTGTCGGGGACCCCCACCCTCCTTTCCCCCGCGATGGGGCCGAcaggagccccccagccccggaTTGCCGGGAAGCCTCGGGCAGTGAAGCACGGGGAAGGTGCAGAGCCCggtgctgctgaggagggcagggattCCCCCAAAGCTCTCCCGGAGCTTGCCCGACCCCGGAGCCTCGGCGGTGCGGTGTGAGCGCGGCTGGGCTCCCGCTCCGCAACAGCTGGAAAATAGCCTTCGAGAGACCATAAAAGTTGATTATCCGGTGAGGAGCTGGAGTGGAAATTACCTAGTTAATTAGAGCGGTGGCTTTATTCTGCCTGTGAGTAAATGCCGAGGTGTAAATCCAAGGGAATTTAGGGGAATTAGCTGCCTGTGTGGaaagtgcaggagcagctccagcatctcGCCCCAGCCCCTGCTAATGCTGGGGTCGGTGTAGAGTTGCTGAACTTTACCGTCACAACAGCTCCTGTTGTGTCTGCACGGATTAACTGCTCCGAGTCACGGGAGAAGCGGGGAAACGTTCTTCAGTCGCGACATCCGCGATTGTGCACGCTTGTGTCGGCGCCGGTACAGAGCGGGTGCGTGTGAAACGGGCGGACGCATCCTCTTGctaagattaaataaaaatggtttcagggaaataattttgtacTTCTTTGAAGCTTTTCTGCCTCCACAGCTACAGATGAGCGAGCGAACGGCGATCCCGGCCGTTGCCCCGCGGATCCGCTCCGGGAGAGGTGCCGGGTGCCCCTCGCAGACGGGGACCGAGAGCCTTGCCCGGGACAGAACCACAGCCAGAGCCCGAGCATCCCCCGGCGGTTCCGAGCGACCGGGTCGGGCTGAACCGGCCGTGTCCCACCCAGCTGCGGGGCACAAACTGGGGCCGGATTTCTGGTTCTTTACAAAGGTGCTGTGGGTGTAAGCCAAAGACACAGGAGGAAGGTTTAGCTCACAGCTTTATTCtttaatctattttaattttatttgtttatttttttttaacaaggaGTCACGAACTATTTCTTTGCACAGGCCAAAAACTTTCCCGCAGCGACAGATAGTTTCATCCCTGGTTATGCTTCGGGCTGGTGGGTTTTAAAGAACGGCTCGGCAAAACAAAGTCCAGGCACTCCGGGGAGGGAACGCAAACCCAGTGTCACTCAGCGTCCTGGCGGGGCCTCGCTGGCCCGGGGAGCCGGACCAGAGCTCCGCAGCAGAGGGCTGAGGGGTCCAGCCAGGCAACAGAGAACATTGCTTCCACCCTGGGAAACCGACAgggcttttcccttttcctttttccttttattttccttttccctttttccttttatttcccttttcctttttcctcttccctttccctttttcttttcctcttccctttcccgttttccttttcttctccttttccttttccgcttttcttttttcctttcctttcctttcctttcctttcctttcctttcctttcctttcctttcctttcctttcctttcctttcctttcctttcctttcctttcctttcctttcctttcctttcctttcctttcctttcctttcctttccctcccattctcttctcttctcttctcttctcttctcttctcttctcttctcttctcttctcttctcttctcttctcttctcttctcttctcttctcttctctttctcttctctttctctttctcttctcttctttcgACGACCACCATATTATTATGCTCTGGGCAGTTGTTTACCCTTACTTTCTCCCTAACTTTAACAAAATTGGAGGCTTTCATCACTGTTGTCTGGCAGTTTTCGATGGGGCCCGGGAAggctgtccccagtcccagccgGCGGgcggaggggagggggctgctcCTCGTGGGCAGGGGCAGCGCAGGAAGAGGGGCcgggggagggcaggggaaggacGGGGCAGCGAGAGGACAGGGCCAGGGGCAGGGCGAGCcaggggcagggccgggccaGGGGCAGGGCGAGCCAGGGGCCGGCACTCCCACCCCACCCGCGCATCCTCCCTCCCGTGGGAAGGGGCGGCGGTGGGGGGCGGCTGCTCCCCGTCCCTCCTTGCTGCGAACGGCAGCCGTGACCGAGCGCTCCTTTCCCGAGCCAAGGCTCTGACATTCACCCTCACCCGTTCCCTCTCGAGCATCCTCCGTGCCCCGCGCCGCTGCCCTCGGTCGTTCCCCGCctcgggccgggccgggcgctgcaGCCGCGGGCTCTGCCCTCGCCACGAGCAGCTCATGAAATTTTCATGATCTCGCAAGAAAGTGGAAGCCAGGGTTTCCAACCCGTCTCTTTGCCCCCGTTGATGGGAAAGTATTCCCGCTTGAAGGGGATGGATGGGCGATGCTGGTCCCACCGCGGGCTGCGGGGTGGGACCCGGGCGGCCGCAGAGCGCCCTTTATCCTGCCTGGCTTGGGGGGAATTGGGAAAATCCGGAGGTTCCACGGGTATCATTCTTGTGGTTGTCGGCGGAGCAGTGAGACCCCGGCGGCACTGGGGGAAATGCGGCCGTGCTGGCTGAGCTGTTCCGGCCCGCCGGCTCCAGGAAAGCCTGCACAGGGCTAGGCGGGGGTTGCTGTTGGTTTTCCCCTTCCAAAATTGATGCCAGAACCCAGGGAaggccgggcagcgccgggcaCACCGCCTGCGGCACGGCCAGCCTGGCAAAGGAGCAGCGacctctcccctctcctccatcCTCCGCCAGCAGCTCCAGCGCGCTGGCAAAGCTGCCTCAAAGGCTTcgcttggaaaaaaaagggctgGAGGTGTGAGAGGAAGGCACATGGGGGCCGCCGGGGTGGCGGCgatgtgcccaggctgtgccctcgGGGTAGCGGCGCTCCCCCGGCGGCACGGCCAGGGACAGGCTGGAAATGGGGGAATCGCTGCAAACCCGGAGAAATTTGGTGCGAGCCTGCGTTCTGCAGGCAGTCATTCCACGCTGGGAGAGCGGGAGGTGCAGCACCTCCCTTGGCTTCCACTATTGCTCTGGGTATTTTGGCTTCCCGGCACCTcggggtttgttgttttgttttggtttgctttttcccGAGTGTGGGGGAAAGCTGGAAGGAGGTTTTGCTCGGAGGAGCGGCACAAAcagccccgcagcccggccccggccgcaacctccctccttccttccccgTACCGAGCTCCCCGCTCGTCATCCCGTTCCTAAAGTTCTCAGTGCCGAGCAAAGGGCAGGGTGTGGGGGTTCCGCTGAACCCCCACACTCACCTATTTGAAAGAGGGAAAAcgtaaattttttaaaagggtggcagcagggaatgAGCCTTGTTGAAACTACGCAGAGAGcgtaaggaaaataaatattgctaGTGTGCGGAGAGGTGACATTTGCAGGCTTTAAGTCTGCGAGGGGAGGCTGAAGCGAAGAAGGAAACGAAGCCAAACTCCCATTTTCAAGCCACCTCTCCCGGTGACCCGCAGTGGTTCCCGAGGAAAAGCCCCCGCACGCCGCGATGCCGCTTGCGAGGCGACTGCAGACCGGCGAGCAATAGTGCTGCTGGGGAATGTTTCTACAGAGATTGAGCTCCCAGATAAAAATAAccttggaaggaaaaaaaaaaaaaaaatagaccgTTCAGATTTCTTCGGTTCGGTATCAGATCACTGCTTCACCCCTCGCCGCCCCCCCGCTGCCTCTGCATACCTGAGGTGCTGGATTATTGTCAGAGGACAGGCAGATGCAGTAATTGTTTTGTACAGCTTTGTTTATCTCCTACTTCGGAGTTTACCTCAGGAATTCTCCCCCCTGTCCCTATGTAGGTTAGAAATATCCCCGCGAAGGAGCGGGGTAACGAATGGGAAGGTTAACGCTGTACCGGCAGCGAGCGGGCAGGTAACAAGGGGTTCAAGGAGATTTAAAGTTTTTATCGGTAACTTGGGTCCGCCCGGGAGCGAAATATTTGAAGTGCAGCACCTTGAACACGTTTAATTATGGGGTAGTAGTAAAGCGAGAGCTTCCAAGTAATTAGAAAATACTTCTTGGGAGACAGGCTAATCGCTTTTCATGGGGCTCTTGAAGAAATTAACCTCTGGGTGCTTATTTGAGCAAAACAACTTTGGATCAGCCACTGCTGGTCTTCTCTGGTGAACCCGACCCGctgtgaaatacaaagaaaatagggagatgaatttaaaattaaatacgaatgaaagaataaaggaaaagaaaacgggaaagaaaaagggataagaaaaaggaaagcaaaaagggaaagaaagaggaaagaaaaaggaaaagaagaagaggagaggaaaggctCGCTGTCCCTTTCCTTCAAGGTGGCGAGTGATGCGTGTCACCGCAGGGAAGCCACCTCCAAATAAAACGTCACTTAGGGGGAGAGCCTTAGGGCGGTCGGGGTGCGGCGGACACCGGGGCCGAGCCATCCCCTCCCGACCCTGCTCGGCCCTGGGCGCAGCTCCTCGGGGCGCGCCCCGTCCGGCGGTGGCACCGAGCGGGCCCGGACAGGATCTCGGGTGGGCTGAGGGGGAGGACCCGTCCCCGCCTTCTCGCTCCCCCTCTCGTGCTCCCCGAGCCCCGCAACCTGTTCAGCCCCCCCAGCTCTTCGTCCATCCAGTACCACCTTGCTCCCTAATTTTGTTCCGGGGTTATTTCTCCTTAAAGACGAGCAAAGCGGCTGTGGCAGCTTTGCCGTCCTAGCGAGGCAAGGGCTTTTGCGGGGTCCAGAGGGTGCCGGGCGGGCGTTTTGGggggcagcgcggccccgcGGTGCCGTTTGGGGAGCGGTCAGGGCAGATCAAAAGCTCCTGTCCGGCTGCGGGAAGGACGAGTCAATCACGGCCGAACCGCGCTGCGGGGAGGGGACGCAACCCCCGAGCAGCCCGCGGGCACCGGGCCGGGCCTGTTCCGGCCCCCCCCGGACCCCTTTGTATCGCTGCCGCTCGCTTAATATTATTTATGCGTTTCTGCAAGGAATTGTGGGATGCCGGCCCCCTCCCCGGTAAACACCGGGACAATCAAGCCCCCGGTAACTCCGGGCCGGTCGGGGCCGGGGGgcagcggcgggcggggggcagccccgcggcggggcacccccagctcccccccGCGCATccccgcggcggcggccgcgccgggcccgTCCGGGGGAGGGGCGTGGGCGCTGTCACTTACCGGGGCGCCCCGCACCACGTGTGCGCTCGCCCGGCCTTCCATTGGCCCGAGGCACGTGTCGGAGCGCCCGGGCCGGCGACGTCAGCGGCGGGGGCCCCGTTAAAACCTAAAGGACAACAACCCGAGTGGAAGTGCCCGGgcgcggcggtggcggcggccgCCGGGGCGTAGCGCGGCGCAGGGCGggcggcagggcagggcgggaCGCCCCCCCAGCCGCGGCGGCCCCCGCATgtgcgggcgcggggcggcgcggggcggcgcggggcgagGCGCTGCCGGCCGGAGCCCCGCGGGGCGCCCCTCACCGCCCTGCCCTCCGCGGGACACCGGCTGCTGAGAGCCCGCCTACACCCCGCCCCGACACCGGCGCTTCGTTTTTTCTCTTGCACCCCCCCACCTCCGCTccacaattattattatttttattatcgCTAATTTTTTCCTCCGCGGATgaggcgcggcggcggcggcggcggcggccggggcaGCAGCAGGCGGCAGCGCGCCGCGGGACCGAGCGGCTgagcggcggcgggaggcggcgagcggcggcgggaggACCGGAGCccctgtgttttcattttttgtcaAAGTTGGAAGTGGTGCAGGCTCGGCTGCTGGCTTGCGGGTCTCCCTGCGTTtgtctcttaattttttttttttttaattactcttaattttaatttttttttcctttttttcttttttttttcaaactctgGATTTTGAATGCCGGGCGAAGCCAGGAGAAACGAAAGCAAATAGACACCTGTGTGTgcgtgtatatatatatatacatatatatatataaatatatatatttaaaaattaaaataaagaacaacCGactgcagcagcaacaacagACAGCGCTCGGCAGCGCCCGGtcggcggcgggcgggcgggcagcggaGCCGTCGGCGGGGCGAGCATGGAGGAGGGCGGCCGGAGCCCCCGGGAGGAGGCGGCCGAGCCGCAGGAGTCCGGCGGCGACGCGgagcccggcggcggcgggcggcgggggctgctgctcccccccGGTGACCCCCCGCACCCCCACCCGCACCCGCACCGCATCACCAACTTCTTCATCGACAACATCCTGCGGCCCGAGTTCGGACGGAGGAAGGAGGCGGGCGGCCCCGACGGAGAGCCCCGGCGGCCCGGCGCGGAGagccgccgcagccccgccgcgGCGCCGGCCCCCGGCGCTCCGCTgcccggcggcggggcgggctcGCCGGGCCGGGGGGagggcggccccgccgggctGGCCCTGCACGGCGCCGCCAAGAAGGGAGGGGACCCCGCGGCGCTGGAGGCGGCCCTGAAGGCGCGGGGGCTGAGCGGCGGCGACCTGTCGGTGAGCTCGGACTCGGATAGCTCCCAGGCCAGCTCCAACGCCGGGAACCAGCCCATGCTGTGGCCCGCCTGGGTGTACTGCACGCGGTACTCGGA of Molothrus ater isolate BHLD 08-10-18 breed brown headed cowbird chromosome 1, BPBGC_Mater_1.1, whole genome shotgun sequence contains these proteins:
- the EN2 gene encoding homeobox protein engrailed-2 is translated as MEEGGRSPREEAAEPQESGGDAEPGGGGRRGLLLPPGDPPHPHPHPHRITNFFIDNILRPEFGRRKEAGGPDGEPRRPGAESRRSPAAAPAPGAPLPGGGAGSPGRGEGGPAGLALHGAAKKGGDPAALEAALKARGLSGGDLSVSSDSDSSQASSNAGNQPMLWPAWVYCTRYSDRPSSGPRSRKPKKKNPNKEDKRPRTAFTAEQLQRLKAEFQTNRYLTEQRRQSLAQELGLNESQIKIWFQNKRAKIKKATGSKNSLAVHLMAQGLYNHSTTAKDGKSDSE